In one Pasteuria penetrans genomic region, the following are encoded:
- a CDS encoding DUF378 domain-containing protein: MKKMILGLVIFGALNWLLVGIFQWDLISTILGGDSVRISTTLSRILYTLIGIAGVYSIGYLVPNRMRMYSED, from the coding sequence ATGAAGAAGATGATACTTGGGTTAGTGATTTTTGGTGCCCTCAATTGGTTGTTGGTGGGTATATTTCAGTGGGACCTTATTTCAACCATTCTTGGTGGCGATTCTGTTCGAATTTCAACGACACTCAGTCGAATTCTTTATACATTGATAGGCATCGCCGGTGTTTATTCAATTGGTTATTTGGTTCCCAATCGTATGCGAATGTACAGTGAAGATTGA
- the ispG gene encoding flavodoxin-dependent (E)-4-hydroxy-3-methylbut-2-enyl-diphosphate synthase, protein MFNRKKTRQVRVGNVAIGGNDRVVLQSMCTTKTDDVEKTVAEIHRLEKVGCQIVRLAIPNQAAADAIPAIKERVSIPLVADIHFDYRLACLAIENGIDKVRINPGNIGRREKTEAVVSLAKERGIPIRVGVNAGSLERGILRKYGYPTAAGMVESAKYHVGILEDLGFEDIILSLKASDVSLTIEAYREAAQVFPYPLHLGITEAGTQFSGTVKSAAGLGVLLAQGIGSTLRVSLAADPVEEIKVGRELLKTFGLADNAPTLIACPTCGRIAIDLITLANEVEEYLSDVQAPIKVAVLGCAVNGPGEAREADIGIAGARGEGLLFSRGEIVRKVPEDQLLSELKKEIDVWVANYHRKKWKEDGKGESRRIDVAVS, encoded by the coding sequence ATGTTCAATCGAAAAAAAACTCGGCAGGTCCGTGTGGGCAACGTAGCCATTGGTGGTAATGATCGTGTGGTTTTACAAAGTATGTGTACCACGAAGACGGATGATGTGGAGAAAACGGTGGCTGAGATTCACCGTCTTGAGAAAGTGGGTTGTCAAATCGTCCGTTTGGCTATTCCCAATCAGGCTGCTGCAGACGCCATTCCAGCAATCAAGGAACGGGTGTCGATCCCCTTGGTGGCCGACATCCACTTTGATTATCGTTTAGCTTGTTTAGCCATTGAGAATGGGATTGATAAGGTCCGTATCAATCCTGGGAATATCGGACGTAGGGAAAAGACGGAAGCCGTGGTTTCTTTGGCTAAGGAGCGTGGTATTCCCATTCGGGTGGGCGTGAACGCAGGATCGTTGGAGAGGGGTATTCTCAGAAAATACGGTTACCCTACGGCTGCAGGTATGGTGGAAAGTGCTAAGTACCATGTAGGCATTCTAGAGGATCTTGGGTTTGAGGATATTATTCTTTCCCTGAAGGCGTCCGATGTTTCCTTAACCATTGAGGCTTATCGGGAGGCAGCTCAGGTGTTCCCGTACCCCCTCCACCTTGGGATTACAGAAGCAGGTACGCAGTTTTCAGGGACGGTCAAGAGTGCCGCTGGATTGGGTGTACTGTTGGCACAGGGAATAGGGTCGACGCTTCGTGTTTCCCTAGCGGCGGATCCGGTGGAGGAAATAAAGGTAGGACGCGAATTACTGAAGACATTTGGTTTGGCTGATAATGCACCCACACTCATTGCCTGTCCCACCTGTGGTCGGATTGCTATTGACCTCATTACTCTGGCTAATGAAGTCGAGGAGTATCTGAGTGATGTTCAGGCACCCATTAAGGTAGCGGTGTTGGGTTGTGCTGTCAATGGGCCGGGGGAGGCACGGGAGGCCGACATAGGAATAGCGGGTGCACGGGGGGAAGGTCTGCTGTTTTCCCGGGGGGAAATTGTTCGTAAGGTACCGGAGGATCAACTTTTATCTGAACTGAAGAAGGAGATTGATGTTTGGGTTGCCAATTATCATAGGAAGAAATGGAAGGAGGACGGGAAGGGGGAATCTCGTCGTATAGACGTAGCGGTGTCATAG